From Halanaerobium saccharolyticum subsp. saccharolyticum DSM 6643:
AGCCGGAACATAAAAAGGCCAGCCTCCAACAAAAAATATAATTTCTATATCAGGATTTTGCTGTAAATACTGTTCCAGCAGCTCCACTGAAAGATTAACACTATCCTGATTTTCTACAATATCCTGAACTTTAAGATTTGTGTTCTTAACTTTATCCAGAAAACCTTCAATTCTGCTGTCTAAATTCAAAGCGCCTCTAACACCTGTCATGATCATAGTATCTAACTGTTTATTCTGATTTTTATAGTCGATATTTTTAGCTTCTAAAACTTCAAGCAGCCCTTCAGCAGTAACTTTTCCCGCTTCATAATTATTAATACCAATGTGGAAAAGCCTTTTGCTGTCAGGTGCATCAGCATCAAAAGTTGCAACTGCAATCCCATTCTCTACTGCCTTATTAATCACCTTAATATAATCTGGAGTGTTATTAACACTAACTACCATTCCATCTACCTTTCTGCTAATTAAACTCTCTATGATTTTTATTTGCTCTTTAGCATTATAGGTAAAAGGAGCCACCCATTCAATATTGATCCCAAGATCAATAGCTTTTTCCTGTGCATGTTCAAAAGCATCTAGAAAAATTGGATTGTCAAGCGATCTCGGCACATAAGCTATAGTAATTTCTTCGTTTTGCATTACTTTTTCTTGAATATTTTCTGCCTCAACAGTCATCGGTAAAACAATTATAAAAATTATAAGCATAAAAAAAGAAAATAGAAGCTTATTATTTTGTGCAAACAAAATTACCACCTCATTTTTTAACTTTCTATCTGAAAATTGAAAAATTTGAAAATAACATATAAAAAGACCCGATCAAAGGTCTTTGATTTTAAAATTTAAAGATTAATCTATTATCAGATTAAAATTTAAAGCCAACATATCTATAATAATAGCAGATTTCAAGATATTTTTCCACTGTTTTAATAAATAATCAAGTTAAGCAGGTAATTACAATATTTTGTTTAATTAATATTAATAAGGAATAAAATAAAATTTGAAAGGAGAATACTAATGACTAATAAAAAAGATTATTACAAAGTAAAGGCTGAAAATGTGATTAAAGGATTTAAGAAAAGAAATATTGAGGGCTATTATGTTAAAGACTCTGAAGAGGCAAAAAATAAAATTATTGACCTGATTGAAGAAAATTCTTCAATCTCCTGGGGGGGATCAATGACTTTAAAAGATATTGGAATATTTGACGAATTAAAATCTGGTAATTATAAGTTATTAGATAGAGCAACAGCTAAAACATCGGCAGAAAAAGAAAAAATTTATCACCAGGCACTTAATGCAGATTATTATTTAATGAGCTCTAATGCAATTACTCAAACCGGAAAACTAGTAAATATAGATGGCACTGGCAACCGCCTTGCTGCATTAATGTATGGTCCTAAAAATGTAATTATTGTTGCTGGAATGAATAAGGTTGCAGCTGATGAAGAAAGTGCTATTAAAAGGGCAAACAACCAGGCCGGTCCGGCCAATGCTATTAGGTTGGATACAGATACACCATGTACTAGAATCGGATACTGCACCAAGTGTCATGTGGATGATACTATCTGCTCACATACGGTAATTACTCGTTTTTCTCATCCCGAAGAAAGAATAAAAGTAATTCTAGTTGGAGAGGAACTGGGATATTAAATGTTAATCTAATTACAGTAATACTTGAGTAAATATGTTAACTTTAGACACGGAGGTGTTTTAAGTGGATAAGACTATAGATGAGCTTTACAAAAATCCAGATGATAAAAATATCCAAAACAATTTTCAGTTTATTTTATTTGGAGGAACTGGAGATTTAGCTCACAATAAAATTATACCAGCTTTTTATAATTTAGCAGCCAAAGATTCTTTGCCAGATAAATTCACAATAGTTGCTACTGGAAGACGTTATGATAACAAAAATGCTTATTTAGATGCTTTATATAATTCATTGATTAATAAAAAAGAAAAAATAGATGATAAAGTTTGGCGGTTTCTAACTGAGCATATAGATTATTTTCAACTTTCATTTAAAGATGAAAATGATTTTAAAAATCTTCGAAAATATTTAAAAAATAAATCAAAAAAAGAAAAAGTTGCTAATAGAATTTTTTACCTCGCTACTGCACCTAAATTTTTTGCAGAAATAGCAAAAAAAATAGAAAAGTTTAATCTATTAGAGATAAAATTAGAAAATAATGAATCTCGTCTAGTAATTGAAAAACCTTTTGGCCATGATTTTAAATCAGCCAAAAAATTAAATGATACACTTAGCAGTATTTTCTCAGAAAAAAACATCTTTAGAATAGATCATTATTTAGGTAAAGAAATGATTCAGAATATAATGGTAATTAGATTAAGCAACCCTATTTTTAGAGCACTTTGGAATAAAGATCATATTGATAATATACAAATTTATTTAAATGAGTCTGAAGGAGTTAAAGATCGAGGAAAATATTATGATGATGCTGGAGTCATTAAAGATATGTTTCAAAATCATATTCTTCAAGTATTATCCTTGATTGCTATGGAAGAACCTGAAAATTTGAGTGCTGAAGAAATTTCAAATAAAAAAGTAGAAGTCTTTAAAGAACTTGCTGATAATGATTTAAGTAATATTGATAACCATATTGTTAGAGGGCAATATATTTCAAACATTGTTGATGGAGAAAAAATAAAATCTTATCGAGAGGAAAAAGAAATTGACTCTCAATCAGAAACAGCAACCTTTATGGCACTTAAATTGTTTTTAAATAATGAACGGTGGCGTGATGTTCCAATTTATCTCAAATCAGGAAAGAGATTAAATAAAAAAGAAGCTGGAATTGCAATCGAGTTTAAAGATAGTTTTCATCCTGCCTATCTTGACCAAAATAAATTGGACAATAATTTGTTATTGATCAAGATACAACCCGAAGAAGGCATTTCTTTAAGATTTAATACCCGGAAACCGGCCAGTAATAATAAAATTGTCCCAGTTGAAATGGAATTTTGTCAAAGTTGTCAGCAATTTTTTAATTCACCAGAAAATTATGAAGTCCTAATTTATGATATGATTTCTGGTGATAAAACTTTGTTTACCAGCTGGAAGGAAGTTTCTTATTCCTGGAAATTCATTGACAAAATTCAGGAAAAATATGCAGAAGAAAATATAAATCTTCATAAATATCCAGCCTTATCAAAAGGACCTAAAGCAGCGGATCAGCTGCTTGAAAATGATGGAAGAAAATGGTTAGATAACAATAAATAAAATATAAATCTGGGCAAAATTTTAAAACTTTTGTTTTAAAGGGGGATTTTAATGTTTGATATTTCAATGACAATAAGAAAAGATATGTTAGTTTATAAAGGTAAAGATGAGATCAGGCCAAGATTAACGACGGTTAGGGATTTTAGTCAGGGCGATGCCCACGAATCTGAAATTCAGATGAATGTCCACACTGGTACTCATGTTGATGCACCTCTTCATATGTTGGAAGACGGAGATAATGCCAATTTATTTTTTGCTGAAAATCCATTTTACCAGTCTCAACTACTTAATTTGACTGATCTTGATGAAAAAATAACTGCAGATGATTTAAAAGAATATGAAATTAAAAATAATTCTTTTGTTATTTTAAAAACTAAAAATTCTAAGCCAGGTTTTTTAGAAAAAACTCCAGAAAAATTTGTTTATTTAGCAGAAAGTGGTGCTGAGTATTTGATAAACAAAAATATTAAAGGAGTTGGAATAGATACTAATGGAATTGAAAGGGCTCAATCAGATCATCCAACACATAAAAAACTACTTGGCGAAAAAATAATGATCCTGGAAGGTTTAAGATTAAATCAAGTTCCAGAAGGAAATTATATATTGCTGCTTTCACTGCTAAAAATTTCTGACAGTGATGGTTTGCCTGGCAGAGCTTATTTATTCGAAAATGGAGAAATTGAAACTATGCTAAAATTATATAAATAAGTTTGATTTAAATTATACTGGGAGGTAATTAAATATGAAAAAATATGAAATTGGCTTAATTGGACTTTCGGTAATGGGACAAAATTTAGCTCTCAACATTGCCAGGAATCATTCAATTTCCGTCTATAATCGAACTGAAAGTAAAACAAAAGATTTTATAAAAAATAAAGTGGATAAGCAAGAAATAAAGGCAGCCTATGGATTGGAAGATTTTATTTCTTCTCTGGCAAAGCCCCGCAAAATTATGTTGATGATTAAAGCCGGTAAGCCAGTTGACCTGGTCATTGATAGTCTTTTACCTTATTTAAGCAAAGATGATATTATAATAGATGGTGGTAATTCTCACTTTGAAGATACAAATAGAAGATTAAAGAATTTAGAAGAAAAAGGTATCCGTTATCTTGGAGTCGGCATTAGTGGTGGTGAATATGGAGCTTTGCATGGACCTTCAATTATGCCTGGTGGAACTAAAGAAGCCTATGCTGAAGTTGCTGATATTCTTAAAGACGCTGCCGCAAAAACTGATAAAGGAGCCTGTGTCAGTTATTTAGGCCCTAAATCTGCCGGTCATTATGTTAAAATGATTCATAACGGTATTGAATATGGAATAATGGAAATTTTAGCTGAAATTTATGACTATCTCCGCAAAGTGCTTCAATTAAAACCGGACGAAATGGGAGATGTTTTTGCCGAATGGAATCAGGAATTGGACTCTTATTTGGTTGAAATCACAGCTAAAATCATGAAAAAAAATGACCCTAAAACTGGCAAGAAGTTAATTGACTTAATTCTTGACAAAGCAAAACATAAGGGAACAGGTAAATGGAGTGTACAGAGTGCTCTAGATCTTGGTACTGCAATTCCAACAATTAACGCTGGAGTTAATGCCCGCTTGGTCTCATCCATCAAACAAGAAAGAGTTGAAAATGCTGCCCAATTTGATAAAAGCAGCAGAGCTTTAGTTGATAAAAAAGAAATATTATCTCAGCTTAAATCAGCTTTATATTTTGCTTCAGTAATTGCTTATGCAGAAGGCTTTAAGCTTTTAAAAACTGCTTCTGAAGAATATAATTATAATTTAAATTATAAAGAAATAGCGCGCATCTGGGAGGATGGCTGCATCATTCGTTCCGGTCTCTTAGAACCAATACAGCAGGCCTTTGCCGATAATATGAATTTAAATACATTAATTACAACTGAACAGTTTAAAGATCAACTCAATGTTAAGGCCAATCAACTTACAGAGTTAATATCGACTGCAGCTCAATCAGGAGTTCCACTAACTGCTATTCATTCAGCACTTGATTACTTTAACAGCTTAAAATCTGAGGAACTGCCTGCTAACTTAATTCAGGCCCAACGTGATTTCTTTGGGGCCCACACTTATCAGCGTCGGGATGAAAAAGGTACTTTCCATACTAACTGGGAATAATTGATTAATTTTGTGAACCCTCTTTTCAAAAAGAGGGTTTTTTTGTTTTAGCAAGAATTATATAAATATTAAGAAAATTTTATAATCAAGATTAAGGAGGCTTAAAATAATGAAAGTTAAAGAAATTATGACAAAAGATCCAATAACTATTGATATAAAAAGTGATGTTAAAGAAGCTACCCGTCTTCTCTCCTACCACAATATAGGTAGATTGCTGGTTGTAAAAGATAAAAAATTGATTGGAATAGTCACCGATGGAGATCTGATGATAGAACATGAAAGAGAAACCCCAATTAAGGATTTCATGAGTGAGAATTTGATTTTAATAAACAAAAATCAAACAATTAAAGAAGCAGCTCAAATTATGGCTGAACATCAAATTAGTGGTTTGCCTGTAGTAAATGATAAAAAAAATTTAGTTGGTATTATAACTGTCGAAGACATAATTTACCGCTATCTTGCAAAAAAATAATTTCCATTTTGCTTTTTATAATCATAAAAGGGGGATAAAATGAAAAAAATTGCTCTAGGAGCTATCACAAATTATATTAATTCTATCCATCCTTTTATTAATTTCATTGCTAATGCTAGGGCATATGGATATAAATTAGATAAATTAATTATTTGTTATTCTCATGGATATAAAAGTGAAGTTTTGGAAAGATTAAAACAAACAGTAGATGTAGATTTAGTCCAATTAAACTATGATCCTGAATTTAGAAATGAATTAAAAAATTTCGGTTTAAGCAAAAAAGAAATTGATTTTTTTCTTAGAACCCCAGAGTTTGATTATCATAAATTAATACCATATGGCAAAAGACGTAATTTAGTATTATTAAAAGCTCTTATTACCGAACCCAAGCTCGACTATCTTTTTTTTATAGACACTGATGTTAATCCCAGTCTTCTTATGTCTGCTGACGGCAGAACCAAAACCATTAATTTTTTTGGTAGACATTTGTCTTATTTAAAAAAAGAAAATGTCGTTATTACAACAAGTGATTATTCTGGTTATTATATAATTCCTCCCTTAGAATTTAAAGGAGTTAAAAAACTGCTTACAGGTCTACAAAAAAGAAAAGCTTATAAGAGGGTCAAAAATCTGGAGAATAATTTATCTCTTGCTAATCCAAAACAAAATCAGATCAGAAAAACAAATAAAATACTGGGGGGGAATCATGCTCTAGATTTAAGTTATATTAAAAAAATCTCCCCTTATTATTCTACAAGCTATATTTATAATGGTATCTTTTATTTAGGTAGAGGGGAAGATACGCTTTTAGGATTAGAAGTTCCTGACAAAAAACACCAAATCATTGATATAGACACTCTTATCTTCCATGATCTTTATGGTAATTTCCCTAAAAAGCCTGATATTAGAGATGAAAATGTTCAGAAACGTCTATTTTATGCCTGTACCGGCTGGCTGGGCAGAAATCCATTTTTAAACTGGTATTTAAAAGAAAAGAATCTGATTAGCAGAGAAAAATTTAAAAAACGTTATAAAACTCAAAAAAATGCTTTAAAAATAGGTGCACCTCTACTGGCAAAATATACAAAAAATGATGACTTTAATCTTTTACCTAACATTTTCTCTGCAGCCTGGCTGCAGTTGGATCAAATGGTAGAAAACTATGAAAATTTATCAAAGAATTGGAACTCTGTTACTGATAAGATTATTGAAAGGAGCAAAAAATAATGAAAGTTTTACTTATCAATCATTTTCCTCTTGAAGGCTCAGGAAGTGGTGTTTATACTAAAAATATTGCTCAGCGATTAATTGATAAAGGACATCAGGTTAAAGCAGTTGTTGTAGACAATGAAATAAATGATAATTATCAGTTTCCCATAGAAACAATAGTTGAT
This genomic window contains:
- a CDS encoding CBS domain-containing protein, with product MKVKEIMTKDPITIDIKSDVKEATRLLSYHNIGRLLVVKDKKLIGIVTDGDLMIEHERETPIKDFMSENLILINKNQTIKEAAQIMAEHQISGLPVVNDKKNLVGIITVEDIIYRYLAKK
- a CDS encoding cyclase family protein, translating into MFDISMTIRKDMLVYKGKDEIRPRLTTVRDFSQGDAHESEIQMNVHTGTHVDAPLHMLEDGDNANLFFAENPFYQSQLLNLTDLDEKITADDLKEYEIKNNSFVILKTKNSKPGFLEKTPEKFVYLAESGAEYLINKNIKGVGIDTNGIERAQSDHPTHKKLLGEKIMILEGLRLNQVPEGNYILLLSLLKISDSDGLPGRAYLFENGEIETMLKLYK
- a CDS encoding substrate-binding domain-containing protein translates to MFAQNNKLLFSFFMLIIFIIVLPMTVEAENIQEKVMQNEEITIAYVPRSLDNPIFLDAFEHAQEKAIDLGINIEWVAPFTYNAKEQIKIIESLISRKVDGMVVSVNNTPDYIKVINKAVENGIAVATFDADAPDSKRLFHIGINNYEAGKVTAEGLLEVLEAKNIDYKNQNKQLDTMIMTGVRGALNLDSRIEGFLDKVKNTNLKVQDIVENQDSVNLSVELLEQYLQQNPDIEIIFFVGGWPFYVPAEALPNFQQWAKNGGVAVGIDIFYDALLLQERGLLQYLVGQDMATMGSKGLSTLYYYIKYGAEPKEYIETGVEVANEENLERLLKTHRPWRVK
- the zwf gene encoding glucose-6-phosphate dehydrogenase, translating into MDKTIDELYKNPDDKNIQNNFQFILFGGTGDLAHNKIIPAFYNLAAKDSLPDKFTIVATGRRYDNKNAYLDALYNSLINKKEKIDDKVWRFLTEHIDYFQLSFKDENDFKNLRKYLKNKSKKEKVANRIFYLATAPKFFAEIAKKIEKFNLLEIKLENNESRLVIEKPFGHDFKSAKKLNDTLSSIFSEKNIFRIDHYLGKEMIQNIMVIRLSNPIFRALWNKDHIDNIQIYLNESEGVKDRGKYYDDAGVIKDMFQNHILQVLSLIAMEEPENLSAEEISNKKVEVFKELADNDLSNIDNHIVRGQYISNIVDGEKIKSYREEKEIDSQSETATFMALKLFLNNERWRDVPIYLKSGKRLNKKEAGIAIEFKDSFHPAYLDQNKLDNNLLLIKIQPEEGISLRFNTRKPASNNKIVPVEMEFCQSCQQFFNSPENYEVLIYDMISGDKTLFTSWKEVSYSWKFIDKIQEKYAEENINLHKYPALSKGPKAADQLLENDGRKWLDNNK
- a CDS encoding lactate utilization protein, translated to MTNKKDYYKVKAENVIKGFKKRNIEGYYVKDSEEAKNKIIDLIEENSSISWGGSMTLKDIGIFDELKSGNYKLLDRATAKTSAEKEKIYHQALNADYYLMSSNAITQTGKLVNIDGTGNRLAALMYGPKNVIIVAGMNKVAADEESAIKRANNQAGPANAIRLDTDTPCTRIGYCTKCHVDDTICSHTVITRFSHPEERIKVILVGEELGY
- the gndA gene encoding NADP-dependent phosphogluconate dehydrogenase → MKKYEIGLIGLSVMGQNLALNIARNHSISVYNRTESKTKDFIKNKVDKQEIKAAYGLEDFISSLAKPRKIMLMIKAGKPVDLVIDSLLPYLSKDDIIIDGGNSHFEDTNRRLKNLEEKGIRYLGVGISGGEYGALHGPSIMPGGTKEAYAEVADILKDAAAKTDKGACVSYLGPKSAGHYVKMIHNGIEYGIMEILAEIYDYLRKVLQLKPDEMGDVFAEWNQELDSYLVEITAKIMKKNDPKTGKKLIDLILDKAKHKGTGKWSVQSALDLGTAIPTINAGVNARLVSSIKQERVENAAQFDKSSRALVDKKEILSQLKSALYFASVIAYAEGFKLLKTASEEYNYNLNYKEIARIWEDGCIIRSGLLEPIQQAFADNMNLNTLITTEQFKDQLNVKANQLTELISTAAQSGVPLTAIHSALDYFNSLKSEELPANLIQAQRDFFGAHTYQRRDEKGTFHTNWE